Proteins encoded within one genomic window of Gammaproteobacteria bacterium:
- a CDS encoding long-chain-fatty-acid--CoA ligase has protein sequence MELTQSLHRASQINPDGLAIVFGPVRRSWRQFHDAVARSAGMLRQLGVRADTKVAIVSMNSDHFVECLYAVPWAGGVLVPVNFRLQFEELAYVVEHSEAELVLFEEQFCGLVGELLKRIPRLRHAVVMDAEKSVLPGALSYSRAVADAAPLPDERRGGSDLAALFYTGGTTGVPKGVMHTHDSLFQFLLTFLVCERIDSSLVHLHVTPMFHMSCIGVLVTTAVAGTHVILPKFEPEDALRAIDEHGVTYCLSVPVMFERMLFHPNIDAYRLSSLRMLGYGASPMPPRILEEARRRFPQLQFAQGYGMTEAPGPVYLAPEYHSQEAVDAGLTRAAGRSVPTCEVRVVDGEDREVERGKVGEIVIRGPTVMRGYWKNPELTREVIRDGWLHTGDGGYMDNAGFIYITDRIKDMIISGGENVYSTEVEGVVSRHPAVAQCAVIGIPSEQWGESVHAIVTLRDGTSATASEITAFCRERIAAYKCPRSVEIRTQPLPMTAAGKVLKTRLREPYWADRSRKI, from the coding sequence ATGGAACTCACCCAGAGCCTGCATCGCGCGAGCCAGATCAACCCGGACGGACTCGCCATCGTCTTCGGCCCGGTGCGCCGCAGCTGGCGCCAGTTCCACGACGCCGTCGCCCGCAGCGCCGGCATGCTCAGGCAGCTCGGCGTGCGCGCCGATACCAAGGTCGCCATCGTGTCGATGAACAGCGACCACTTCGTCGAGTGCCTGTACGCCGTGCCCTGGGCGGGTGGCGTGCTCGTCCCGGTGAACTTCCGCCTGCAGTTCGAGGAACTTGCCTACGTCGTCGAGCACTCGGAAGCCGAGCTGGTCCTCTTCGAGGAGCAGTTCTGCGGGTTGGTCGGCGAACTGCTGAAGCGCATCCCCCGCCTGCGCCATGCCGTGGTCATGGATGCGGAGAAGTCGGTGCTGCCCGGCGCGCTCTCCTATTCCCGGGCGGTCGCCGATGCGGCGCCACTGCCCGACGAGCGCCGCGGCGGCAGCGACCTGGCCGCCCTCTTCTACACCGGCGGCACCACCGGCGTACCGAAGGGCGTCATGCACACGCACGACAGCCTGTTCCAGTTCCTGCTCACCTTCCTGGTCTGCGAACGCATCGACTCGTCGCTGGTGCACCTGCATGTCACGCCGATGTTCCACATGTCGTGCATCGGCGTGCTGGTGACGACCGCCGTGGCCGGCACCCATGTCATCCTGCCGAAATTCGAGCCCGAGGATGCACTGCGCGCCATCGACGAGCATGGCGTCACCTACTGCCTGTCGGTCCCGGTGATGTTCGAGCGCATGCTGTTCCACCCGAACATCGACGCCTACCGGCTGTCGAGCTTGCGCATGCTCGGCTATGGCGCCTCGCCCATGCCGCCGCGCATCCTCGAGGAGGCGCGGCGCCGGTTTCCGCAGCTGCAGTTCGCGCAGGGCTACGGCATGACGGAGGCGCCCGGCCCGGTGTACCTCGCCCCCGAATACCACAGCCAAGAGGCGGTCGATGCGGGACTCACCCGCGCCGCCGGCCGCTCGGTGCCCACCTGCGAGGTCCGGGTCGTGGACGGCGAGGACCGCGAGGTCGAGCGCGGCAAGGTGGGCGAGATCGTCATCCGCGGGCCCACCGTCATGCGGGGCTACTGGAAGAACCCGGAGCTGACGCGTGAGGTGATCCGCGACGGCTGGCTGCACACCGGCGATGGCGGCTACATGGACAATGCCGGCTTCATCTATATCACCGACCGCATCAAGGACATGATCATCTCCGGCGGGGAAAACGTCTATTCCACCGAGGTGGAGGGCGTCGTCTCGCGCCATCCGGCCGTGGCGCAGTGCGCCGTGATCGGCATCCCGAGCGAGCAATGGGGCGAGAGCGTGCATGCCATCGTCACGCTGCGTGACGGCACGAGCGCCACGGCCAGCGAGATCACCGCCTTCTGCCGGGAACGCATCGCGGCCTACAAGTGCCCGCGATCGGTGGAGATCCGCACCCAGCCCCTGCCGATGACGGCCGCGGGCAAGGTACTCAAAACCAGGCTGCGCGAGCCCTACTGGGCAGACCGCAGTCGCAAGATCTGA
- a CDS encoding AMP-binding protein, with amino-acid sequence MSSGDFWTVRHAIDLVFRWNATRELIIEDGARYTGERLNREARQVAHALQQAGIGRGDVVAFIGTSTCRFYAAFFAAQKLGCVTCNINMRETGTFIHDTLRGIDARAVICAEGICATVAEAVGRLPRRIPVFSLGDGRVPGVDLAYGEMLARYPADEPQAQVSPDDPAIIILSSGSTGTPKGIVHSNANFVRWMRAAPALFGHVSRSTRLLVIVGTSFAAWPFSTISILHGGGSLVLVDGFTPESFCAAIEREKATVAGPVPTMIRMLDPSITSRYDLSSLRMMLCAGEPPSSTDIERMRSWADTDIRCLYLASESAPGAATYWELRDQTLLGKAVCAGKPVPGTDLRIVDPEGGIEDELPVGESGEILLRGPTIAMGYLNNAELTARRFVGGWWRSGDLGHVDADGFLHVSGRTDNTINSGGIKVQGEEVEICLIAHPGVAQVAVIGVKDPKWGHRIEAHVAVRGGTTEAELRDHCRVHLASFKQPKTYVFHEQLPVGATGKLDRVALRRRYAAGGARPGEAT; translated from the coding sequence ATGAGCAGCGGCGATTTCTGGACGGTCCGCCATGCCATCGACCTGGTGTTCCGGTGGAATGCCACCCGCGAGCTGATCATCGAGGATGGCGCCCGCTATACCGGCGAGCGCCTGAACCGCGAGGCGCGCCAGGTCGCGCACGCCCTGCAGCAGGCCGGCATCGGCCGTGGCGACGTCGTCGCTTTCATCGGCACGTCGACTTGCCGCTTCTATGCCGCTTTCTTCGCGGCGCAGAAACTCGGCTGCGTCACCTGCAACATCAACATGCGCGAGACCGGCACCTTCATCCACGACACCTTGCGCGGCATCGACGCCCGCGCCGTCATCTGCGCCGAAGGCATCTGCGCGACGGTGGCGGAAGCCGTCGGTCGCCTGCCGCGGAGAATCCCGGTGTTCTCGCTGGGCGACGGGCGGGTGCCGGGAGTCGATCTCGCCTATGGCGAGATGCTCGCCCGGTATCCGGCCGACGAACCGCAGGCGCAGGTCTCGCCCGACGATCCGGCCATCATCATCCTGTCCTCGGGTTCGACCGGCACGCCCAAGGGCATCGTGCACAGCAACGCCAACTTCGTACGCTGGATGCGGGCGGCGCCGGCCCTGTTCGGGCATGTCTCGCGCAGCACGCGCCTGCTGGTCATCGTCGGCACCTCGTTCGCCGCCTGGCCGTTCTCGACGATTTCGATCCTCCATGGTGGCGGCAGCCTGGTGCTGGTGGATGGTTTCACGCCGGAGTCCTTCTGTGCTGCGATCGAACGTGAGAAGGCGACCGTGGCAGGTCCGGTGCCAACCATGATCCGCATGCTCGACCCCTCGATCACCAGCCGCTACGACCTCAGCTCGCTGCGCATGATGCTGTGCGCCGGCGAGCCCCCGTCGTCGACCGACATCGAGCGCATGCGCTCCTGGGCGGACACGGACATCCGCTGCCTGTACCTTGCCTCCGAGTCGGCGCCCGGTGCGGCGACCTACTGGGAGCTGCGCGACCAGACGCTCCTCGGCAAGGCGGTCTGCGCCGGCAAGCCCGTGCCTGGCACCGACCTGCGCATCGTCGATCCCGAGGGTGGCATCGAAGACGAGCTGCCGGTCGGGGAGAGTGGCGAGATCCTGCTGCGCGGACCGACGATCGCCATGGGCTACCTGAACAACGCCGAGCTGACGGCGCGGCGTTTCGTCGGCGGGTGGTGGCGCTCCGGCGACCTCGGGCACGTGGATGCGGACGGCTTCCTGCATGTCTCGGGACGTACCGACAACACCATCAACAGCGGCGGGATCAAGGTCCAGGGCGAGGAGGTGGAGATCTGCCTCATCGCGCATCCGGGCGTGGCGCAGGTCGCGGTGATCGGCGTCAAGGACCCGAAGTGGGGCCACCGTATCGAGGCGCATGTCGCCGTGCGGGGCGGGACGACGGAGGCCGAGCTGCGGGATCACTGCCGCGTACACCTCGCGTCCTTCAAGCAACCGAAGACCTATGTGTTCCACGAGCAGCTGCCGGTGGGTGCCACCGGCAAGCTCGACCGCGTGGCGCTGCGAAGGCGCTACGCGGCGGGCGGTGCCCGGCCAGGAGAAGCCACATGA
- a CDS encoding enoyl-CoA hydratase/isomerase family protein, giving the protein MSAVTTRFDQHVLQIRIDNPAKKNALTMEMYDAMSEALERAEADTTVRAVVFSGAGGNFCSGNDVSAFPAAGSDQQGPNPVMRFVEALVNASVPIVAAVEGVAAGIGATMLLHLDAVVASAGSRIVFPFLNLALVPEAGSSLLLVRLLGYTRAAELVLRAATIDGAEAHRLGIVSRLVEPDAVGPAALAIATEFAARPPQAMRRSKRLMKGDTTALMQRIREEERGVFLGLGSAEGAEAVRAFREKRQPQFP; this is encoded by the coding sequence ATGAGTGCGGTGACCACCCGATTCGACCAGCACGTGCTGCAGATCCGCATCGACAACCCGGCGAAGAAGAATGCGCTGACCATGGAGATGTACGATGCCATGAGCGAGGCGCTCGAGCGGGCCGAGGCGGACACCACCGTGCGCGCCGTGGTTTTCAGCGGCGCAGGCGGCAATTTCTGTTCCGGCAACGACGTCAGCGCCTTTCCGGCCGCCGGTTCGGATCAGCAGGGCCCGAATCCGGTCATGCGCTTCGTCGAGGCCCTGGTCAACGCCAGCGTGCCGATCGTCGCGGCGGTGGAGGGCGTGGCGGCCGGCATCGGCGCCACCATGCTGCTGCATCTCGACGCGGTGGTGGCCAGCGCCGGCTCGCGCATCGTCTTTCCGTTCCTCAACCTGGCGCTGGTGCCGGAGGCGGGTTCCTCCCTGCTGCTGGTGCGCTTGCTGGGCTATACGCGGGCGGCGGAACTGGTGCTGCGTGCCGCCACGATCGATGGCGCCGAGGCGCATCGCCTGGGCATCGTCTCGCGGCTGGTGGAGCCCGACGCCGTCGGGCCAGCGGCGCTGGCGATCGCCACCGAGTTTGCCGCCAGGCCGCCGCAGGCCATGCGCCGGTCCAAGCGGCTGATGAAGGGCGACACGACCGCGCTGATGCAGCGCATCCGCGAGGAAGAGCGCGGCGTTTTCCTCGGGCTCGGCTCGGCAGAGGGCGCCGAGGCCGTGCGCGCATTTCGCGAGAAGCGCCAGCCGCAGTTTCCGTGA
- a CDS encoding NADPH:quinone oxidoreductase family protein, producing MKALVCAAFGPIEDLRVQDVAPPALGEDGVRIRVEACGINFPDILLVQGKYQVRPPLPFFPGGEVAGTISEVGTAVTGLKAGQRVMATIFWGGLAEEVVAPAKAIVPVPDEMDMLCAAVFQGGHTTSYHALRQRGALKPGEILLVLGAGGGVGMAAMQIGRAMGARVIGAVGSARKAEALKAEGFEELIDYGREDLREAVRSLTGGAGVDVVFDPVGGELFGQACRVARRNGRILIVGFASGQIGQYATNLALLKENAVIGVNYQQFFAQERAEVERNFAELMALHAQGRISPRIDRVFTLDEAVAALAAVADRSVVGKVVVALGG from the coding sequence ATGAAGGCCCTCGTCTGCGCCGCATTCGGACCCATCGAGGACCTGCGCGTGCAGGACGTGGCGCCACCCGCCCTCGGCGAGGATGGGGTCCGCATCCGGGTCGAAGCCTGCGGCATCAACTTCCCGGATATCCTGCTGGTGCAGGGCAAGTACCAGGTGCGCCCGCCGCTGCCCTTCTTCCCGGGTGGTGAAGTGGCAGGGACGATCAGTGAGGTCGGTACCGCGGTGACGGGCCTGAAGGCAGGCCAGCGGGTCATGGCAACCATTTTCTGGGGTGGACTTGCGGAGGAGGTCGTGGCTCCGGCCAAGGCCATCGTGCCGGTTCCAGACGAGATGGACATGCTCTGCGCCGCCGTCTTCCAGGGCGGGCACACCACGTCCTATCACGCGCTGCGGCAGCGTGGTGCCCTGAAGCCCGGCGAGATCCTGCTCGTACTCGGTGCCGGTGGCGGGGTCGGCATGGCCGCGATGCAGATCGGCCGGGCCATGGGCGCACGGGTCATCGGTGCCGTCGGTTCGGCCCGCAAGGCGGAGGCCCTGAAGGCCGAGGGCTTCGAAGAGCTGATCGACTACGGTCGCGAGGACCTGCGCGAGGCGGTGCGCTCCCTGACCGGCGGCGCGGGCGTCGACGTGGTGTTCGATCCGGTGGGTGGCGAGCTGTTCGGCCAGGCCTGCCGCGTCGCGCGGCGCAACGGGCGCATCCTCATCGTCGGTTTCGCCAGCGGCCAGATCGGCCAGTACGCCACCAATCTCGCCCTGCTCAAGGAGAATGCCGTCATCGGCGTCAACTACCAGCAGTTCTTTGCGCAGGAGCGCGCCGAGGTGGAGCGCAACTTCGCCGAACTCATGGCGCTCCATGCGCAGGGCAGGATCAGTCCGCGCATCGATCGAGTCTTCACCCTGGACGAGGCAGTCGCGGCTCTGGCTGCCGTCGCGGACCGGTCGGTGGTGGGCAAGGTCGTCGTTGCCCTCGGGGGCTGA
- a CDS encoding TonB-dependent receptor, with the protein MAAGFVMQGHSLLAVACTALVLGAGTGLGNQAIAQTAKARGALDEIIVTTTKREETLQDVPISVGVVTGKAVEEFGMQGFEEVQNHVPNLVIQETLGSYQIRIRGLGSGASQLSFVSAVGTFVDGVYCGRPRCFQNPLFDIERIEVVRGPQGALFGKNTIAGAVSTISKGPTDDLYAEVSTGVELAEGGYNLSGIVSGPISDTLGFRVAAKHENLDGYIKNTSTGKDENAVDANLVRGILDWNPTENLKVRLKAEVADRDYDGYTTQLLALGGYGTPLPFSMPEAFDHKTSNNVIYPDGQFDRTDSANYALQVDWQLGGGYTLTSITGAIGFDFKRRTTAVGYKQLFVDTQITEDYEQYSQELRFLSPTGGFFDYVVGLYYSEDDSRISQLSPFVAPPFVPDPPGSGTPNDPNTKTYTGSDRAYHGEGDTLSAYASGTFHFFDDRLRTILGIRVGEDTLDGNSTNTNGRYDRATNTWIWLPDYTYLPIGALNKEFDISSSRDERYTLPSVTLQYDMTDEVMLYASYAKGFKGGGFIANDSTTGNNVLAKAAADPAWALEYAGMSTINEVQLHDGITLKENNGVYDYKPEKADSYEIGAKMNFLGGGLSWNVALFRTEFENLQTSQYDGVRFITRNAAEATSQGVETDVQWLVNDNLTLGLNAAYNDAKYDTYKNTFCKVIDIQGTLAVPGCVNGQGDLSGERIDRAPEYSGSLTIDWESPLTAGTLLRVNGAMTYSDDYFIQANMSPLYEQDAFTKYDLRVAVADVDDSWEVALIGRNLSDELTLQHAFQVSVFHAASVSTPRYVTLQGTMKFH; encoded by the coding sequence ATGGCCGCAGGATTCGTGATGCAGGGGCACAGTCTGCTGGCGGTTGCTTGTACCGCGCTGGTGCTGGGGGCAGGCACGGGCTTGGGCAACCAGGCGATTGCCCAGACAGCGAAAGCCAGGGGCGCGCTCGACGAGATCATCGTCACCACGACCAAGCGCGAGGAAACGCTCCAGGACGTGCCGATCTCGGTCGGTGTCGTCACCGGCAAGGCCGTGGAAGAGTTCGGCATGCAGGGCTTCGAGGAAGTCCAGAATCATGTGCCGAACCTGGTCATCCAGGAGACTCTCGGCAGCTACCAGATCCGCATCCGTGGCCTCGGGTCAGGCGCCTCCCAGCTGTCGTTCGTCAGCGCCGTCGGCACGTTCGTGGACGGCGTCTATTGCGGCCGGCCACGCTGCTTCCAGAACCCGCTCTTCGACATCGAACGCATCGAGGTCGTGCGCGGACCGCAGGGCGCGTTGTTCGGCAAGAACACCATCGCCGGCGCCGTGAGCACCATATCCAAAGGTCCCACGGATGACCTGTATGCCGAGGTCAGCACCGGCGTCGAGCTGGCCGAGGGTGGCTACAACCTCAGCGGCATCGTCTCGGGCCCGATCTCCGACACGCTGGGTTTCCGCGTGGCCGCCAAGCACGAGAACCTGGACGGCTACATCAAGAACACCTCCACCGGCAAGGACGAGAATGCCGTGGATGCCAACCTGGTGCGTGGCATCCTCGACTGGAATCCGACGGAGAATCTGAAGGTGCGGCTGAAGGCCGAAGTGGCCGACCGTGACTACGACGGCTACACGACGCAGCTCCTGGCCCTTGGCGGCTATGGCACGCCACTGCCTTTCTCCATGCCCGAGGCCTTCGACCACAAGACCTCGAACAACGTGATCTATCCGGATGGCCAGTTCGACCGGACCGACAGCGCGAACTACGCGCTGCAGGTCGACTGGCAGCTCGGTGGCGGGTATACGCTGACATCGATCACCGGTGCCATCGGTTTCGACTTCAAGCGCCGCACCACGGCCGTGGGCTACAAGCAGCTCTTCGTCGACACCCAGATCACGGAGGACTACGAGCAGTACAGCCAGGAACTGCGGTTCCTGTCACCGACGGGCGGGTTCTTCGATTACGTCGTCGGCCTGTACTACTCGGAAGACGATTCCCGGATAAGCCAGTTGTCGCCGTTCGTGGCGCCGCCCTTCGTGCCGGATCCGCCCGGGTCCGGAACGCCCAACGATCCGAATACCAAGACCTACACCGGCAGCGACCGTGCCTATCACGGCGAGGGTGACACGCTTTCTGCCTACGCTTCCGGCACGTTCCACTTCTTCGACGACCGGCTGAGGACCATCCTCGGCATTCGCGTCGGCGAAGATACACTGGACGGCAACTCGACCAACACCAACGGCAGGTACGACCGCGCGACCAACACCTGGATCTGGCTGCCCGACTACACCTACTTGCCGATCGGTGCGCTGAACAAGGAGTTCGACATCTCGAGCTCCCGCGATGAGAGATACACGCTGCCGTCCGTCACCCTGCAGTACGACATGACGGACGAGGTGATGCTCTACGCCTCGTACGCCAAGGGCTTCAAGGGCGGCGGCTTCATTGCCAACGACAGTACCACGGGCAACAACGTCCTTGCGAAGGCCGCAGCGGATCCGGCCTGGGCCCTGGAATATGCCGGCATGTCGACCATCAACGAAGTCCAGCTCCACGATGGCATCACGCTGAAGGAGAACAACGGCGTCTACGATTACAAGCCGGAGAAGGCAGACAGCTACGAGATCGGCGCCAAGATGAATTTCCTGGGCGGTGGGCTGAGCTGGAACGTGGCGCTGTTCCGCACGGAGTTCGAAAACCTGCAGACCTCGCAGTACGACGGCGTGCGCTTCATCACGCGCAACGCGGCGGAAGCGACCAGCCAGGGTGTCGAGACGGACGTCCAGTGGCTGGTGAACGACAATCTCACGCTGGGCCTGAATGCCGCCTACAACGACGCCAAGTACGATACGTACAAGAACACGTTCTGCAAGGTCATCGACATCCAGGGCACGCTGGCGGTTCCGGGCTGCGTCAATGGCCAGGGCGACCTGTCTGGCGAGCGGATCGACCGGGCACCGGAGTACTCCGGCTCCCTCACCATCGACTGGGAGAGCCCGCTGACCGCCGGCACGTTGCTGCGGGTCAATGGCGCCATGACCTACTCGGACGACTACTTCATCCAGGCCAACATGTCGCCGCTGTATGAGCAGGATGCGTTCACCAAGTACGACCTGCGGGTGGCCGTCGCCGACGTCGACGACAGCTGGGAAGTGGCGCTTATCGGACGCAATCTCTCCGACGAGCTGACGCTGCAGCATGCGTTCCAGGTGTCGGTGTTCCATGCCGCGTCGGTGTCGACGCCGCGGTACGTGACGCTGCAGGGCACGATGAAGTTCCACTGA
- a CDS encoding VOC family protein, translated as MSPQATSKQQAPKILHTHHSAYRCFDAEETRRFWEGIMGMELAAALSFDHISGTDEKLDYMHLFFKMGDGNFVAFFDLPDHMRPELFKIRSGFVRHIAFEVATEAELETFAKRWRDAGLQVTSDLDHSFVRSVYTFDPNGIQVEILWKEPKYGEILAGAKGDVDRSMKAWNEKTKARKDAYRKAHAA; from the coding sequence ATGAGTCCACAGGCCACGAGCAAACAGCAAGCACCGAAGATCCTCCACACGCACCACAGCGCCTACCGCTGCTTCGATGCCGAGGAAACCCGTCGTTTCTGGGAAGGCATCATGGGCATGGAGCTGGCCGCGGCGCTGTCCTTCGACCACATTTCGGGAACGGATGAGAAGCTGGACTACATGCATCTGTTCTTCAAGATGGGGGATGGCAACTTCGTTGCCTTCTTCGATCTGCCCGACCACATGCGTCCCGAGCTCTTCAAGATCCGCAGCGGCTTCGTGCGCCACATCGCCTTCGAGGTGGCGACCGAGGCGGAACTGGAGACCTTCGCCAAGCGCTGGCGCGATGCCGGCCTGCAGGTCACCAGCGATCTCGATCACAGCTTCGTTCGCTCCGTCTACACCTTCGACCCCAACGGCATCCAGGTCGAGATCCTGTGGAAGGAGCCGAAATACGGGGAAATCCTTGCTGGTGCCAAGGGCGACGTCGACAGGAGCATGAAGGCCTGGAACGAGAAGACCAAGGCGAGAAAGGACGCGTACCGCAAGGCGCACGCCGCCTAG
- a CDS encoding VOC family protein has protein sequence MKKNPAGLERPHGINHVAYRCRDAEQTRWFYEDVLGLPLVTAPVFEEVPGIEARIPYMHLFFQLGNGETVAFFDQPETADESKFAKADSFDRHLALEVRDEAALLAWQKHINDAGVSCLGPIDHGFVKSVYMYDPNGLQVELTCRTSAYEEEMSDPARAHASLAGWGRRMRALKEQKFGAAAIDRRSRRTSRP, from the coding sequence GTGAAGAAGAATCCCGCCGGACTCGAACGCCCCCACGGCATCAACCACGTTGCCTATCGCTGCCGCGATGCCGAGCAGACCCGCTGGTTCTACGAGGACGTGCTCGGCCTGCCGCTGGTCACGGCCCCGGTCTTCGAGGAGGTGCCGGGGATCGAGGCGCGGATACCCTACATGCACCTGTTCTTCCAGCTGGGGAATGGCGAGACGGTCGCTTTCTTCGACCAGCCGGAAACAGCCGACGAGAGCAAGTTCGCCAAGGCGGACAGCTTCGACCGCCACCTCGCCCTCGAGGTGCGCGACGAGGCCGCACTGCTGGCCTGGCAGAAGCACATCAACGACGCTGGCGTCAGCTGCCTCGGCCCCATCGACCACGGCTTCGTGAAATCAGTCTACATGTACGACCCCAACGGCCTGCAGGTCGAGCTGACCTGCCGCACCAGTGCCTACGAGGAGGAGATGTCGGATCCCGCCAGGGCACATGCCAGTCTGGCCGGCTGGGGACGGCGCATGCGGGCCCTCAAGGAACAGAAGTTCGGCGCGGCGGCCATAGACCGCCGCAGCCGGCGCACGTCGCGCCCCTGA
- a CDS encoding alpha/beta fold hydrolase, whose amino-acid sequence MAEAQQEREFDYDRIPYLIRFQEKAGFKDTYAGEIGRVVLEAHLLKAKGRSSKTVVIFMHPIGGGQYLPLPMAIARTGVDVIVCSSRYRGVDYALIMEKVAIDLAACVRDARERLGYQKVLLGGWSGGGSLSLFYQAEAEDPRVRCTPAQEPPDLTAAGLIAADGVMLLAAHLARNLTLTEWLDASIIDEHDPSRRDRSLDLYDPKGPQAPYDPQFVARYRAAQIERNRRITAWVRGVLDDYRSKGLTNQELSFVVQGTMADPRWLDPALDANDRKPRWCFLGEPRIVNSSPIGLARFCSLRSWLSQWSYDDSNANGPRCAARIGVPVLIVANSADDGCPPSHNQILFDSIRHDNKQLVTIKDANHYYFNQPEKARESALVCIDWMRRNHFAD is encoded by the coding sequence ATGGCCGAGGCCCAACAGGAAAGAGAATTCGACTACGACCGGATTCCGTACCTGATCCGGTTCCAGGAGAAGGCGGGATTCAAGGACACCTACGCCGGCGAGATCGGCCGTGTCGTGCTGGAAGCGCACCTCCTCAAGGCAAAGGGCCGGTCCTCGAAGACCGTGGTGATCTTCATGCATCCAATCGGCGGCGGGCAGTATCTGCCCCTGCCCATGGCGATCGCCAGAACCGGAGTGGATGTCATCGTCTGCAGCAGCCGCTATCGCGGCGTCGACTACGCGCTCATCATGGAGAAGGTGGCGATCGACCTCGCCGCCTGCGTGCGCGACGCCCGCGAGCGGCTCGGCTACCAGAAGGTGCTGCTCGGCGGCTGGAGCGGTGGCGGCTCGCTGTCGCTGTTCTACCAGGCGGAGGCAGAGGATCCGCGTGTACGCTGCACGCCCGCGCAGGAGCCGCCCGACCTCACGGCAGCAGGGCTCATTGCGGCGGATGGCGTCATGCTGCTGGCGGCGCACCTGGCGCGCAACCTCACGCTCACCGAGTGGCTCGACGCCTCGATCATCGACGAGCACGACCCTTCCCGCCGTGATCGCTCGCTCGACCTCTACGACCCCAAGGGCCCGCAGGCGCCGTACGATCCGCAGTTCGTCGCCCGCTACCGCGCAGCGCAGATCGAGCGTAACCGGCGCATCACCGCATGGGTCCGCGGTGTGCTCGACGACTACCGGTCGAAAGGCCTGACCAACCAGGAGCTGTCCTTCGTCGTTCAGGGCACGATGGCCGATCCGCGCTGGCTGGATCCGGCACTCGACGCCAACGACCGCAAGCCGCGCTGGTGCTTCCTCGGCGAGCCCCGCATCGTCAACAGCAGCCCCATCGGGCTGGCACGGTTCTGTTCGCTGCGCAGCTGGCTGTCGCAGTGGAGCTACGATGATTCCAACGCCAATGGTCCCCGCTGCGCGGCCCGCATCGGCGTGCCGGTGCTGATCGTCGCCAACTCCGCGGATGACGGCTGCCCGCCCAGCCACAACCAGATCCTCTTCGACTCGATCCGGCACGACAACAAGCAGCTGGTGACCATCAAGGACGCCAACCACTACTACTTCAACCAGCCGGAGAAGGCGCGCGAGTCGGCACTGGTGTGCATCGACTGGATGAGGCGCAACCACTTTGCGGACTGA
- a CDS encoding hydroxyacid dehydrogenase codes for MKVLFHYAAGPRLRAEVEAQRDPDTRLVYCPEGPDEPFFSEVAEAEVIWHVLWPITAAVIARAPRLRLIQKIGVGVNTIDLAAAKQRGIAVCNMPGTNSRAVAEMTLLLMLNVLRRQFGVERALRAGHWTVDETMRESFGELAGRTVGMVGFGAVPNLLAPVLEAMGARVVYTATAPKAVRWEFLPLARLLAEADIVTLHVPLVEATARLIDRQRLATMKPGAILINTARGALVDETALHEALASGRLGGAGLDVFAEEPTSAGNPLLQLPNVAVSPHLAWLTLETWQRSIAVALHNVRAIRDGIPLAHRVA; via the coding sequence ATGAAAGTCCTTTTTCACTACGCGGCCGGCCCGAGGCTGCGGGCGGAGGTCGAGGCGCAGCGGGACCCGGACACCCGCCTGGTGTACTGCCCGGAAGGTCCCGACGAGCCCTTCTTTTCGGAAGTCGCCGAGGCGGAAGTCATCTGGCATGTCCTGTGGCCGATCACCGCGGCCGTGATCGCCCGGGCACCCCGGCTGCGGCTAATCCAGAAGATCGGGGTCGGGGTCAACACGATCGATCTCGCCGCGGCGAAGCAGCGAGGCATCGCGGTCTGCAACATGCCCGGCACGAACAGCCGGGCGGTGGCGGAGATGACCCTGCTGCTCATGCTCAATGTGCTGCGCCGCCAGTTTGGCGTCGAGCGCGCGCTGCGCGCCGGACACTGGACAGTGGACGAGACGATGCGCGAATCCTTCGGCGAACTGGCCGGCCGCACGGTCGGCATGGTCGGCTTCGGCGCCGTGCCGAATTTGCTGGCGCCCGTGCTGGAGGCCATGGGGGCGCGGGTGGTCTACACCGCCACCGCGCCGAAGGCGGTGCGCTGGGAATTCCTGCCGCTGGCGCGACTGCTCGCCGAGGCCGACATCGTCACCCTGCATGTGCCGCTGGTCGAGGCGACCGCCCGGCTGATCGACCGCCAGCGGCTGGCGACCATGAAGCCCGGGGCGATCCTGATCAATACCGCGCGCGGTGCACTGGTCGACGAGACTGCGCTGCACGAAGCGCTGGCCAGCGGCCGGCTCGGCGGTGCCGGCCTGGATGTGTTCGCCGAGGAACCCACCAGTGCCGGCAATCCTCTGCTGCAACTGCCCAACGTGGCGGTCTCCCCGCACCTGGCCTGGCTGACTCTGGAGACCTGGCAGCGCAGTATCGCTGTCGCGCTGCACAACGTGCGGGCCATCCGCGACGGGATACCGCTGGCCCATCGTGTGGCCTGA